TATACACTCAGTAGCCGCCCAATTACTAACACTGTCCAAATCTCCAGCAATAGCTTTATTTTGTTCTAAACTTGTGGCAACCATATATCTTGAATCAGCGCTAGCTCCAGTGCCATAACAATAAATCCATTTTCTTACAGTGCTTGAAGGGTCTTCAGGAAGCCCGCCTGGCAAATAATCTGCCAGCAGACTTTCTAAATTATTTGCCACGCCATCCCAACGATCTGTTGCTGCTGCAGGAGCACCTGGATCAGGAGCTGCCGCGTTATCAGTTATATACATTTCAATAGCTGTTTGAAAAACTTTTAAATCAGATTGTCT
This genomic interval from Patescibacteria group bacterium contains the following:
- a CDS encoding type II secretion system protein, producing MKKLNKKGFTLIELLVVIAIIGLLSTLAVVAFGNTRIKARDSKRQSDLKVFQTAIEMYITDNAAAPDPGAPAAATDRWDGVANNLESLLADYLPGGLPEDPSSTVRKWIYCYGTGASADSRYMVATSLEQNKAIAGDLDSVSNWAATECIVSDDGEPANAAPVCADSNGGTIDTDTTATAVCLGSDDS